In the Grimontia kaedaensis genome, one interval contains:
- a CDS encoding peptide ABC transporter substrate-binding protein, giving the protein MKKTILAMAMAAPLALSAASANAETLKIGMSQYPEGLHPTLVSNVAASYILSTSYRKSVIYGKDWLLQCNTCVEVPTFENGLAERITLDDGREGIKMTVAIKDDLFWGDGTPVTTKDILLGYNISVDERVGNPGLQEAKTVEKVVALDDKNFEVYLNKVTFKYNTFVPDALPAHIDGPLYEQDPASYQKTTKYSTDPTNPGLYFGPYVLSKVNAGSFITATPNPNWKGKAPSFDELIFKTVGNTAALEAHLMSGSVDYLPGELGLSLDQVQQLEKRHGGKFNVHYEPGLLYEHLDTTMDNPHLAKKEVRQALLYGANRQQLVDKLFGGKQPVANTNVSPRDTTYYADVKSYEYNPEKAKELLKQAGYTLKKGVMVDGEGNELHLELMTTAGNKTRELVQQVLQSQWKQIGVKVSIVNQPARVYFGETLNQRKHKGLAMFAWYSSPESPPRTTLLSTNIPTEENGWSGQNYIGYKNPAMDELLNKVEKELDTEKRNQIFHEIQKIYAEDLPALPLYFRSDSFVKPKWLEGVTPTGHMFPSSNWVEEWHSTKK; this is encoded by the coding sequence ATGAAAAAAACGATCCTCGCCATGGCGATGGCAGCGCCACTGGCACTTTCTGCCGCATCTGCAAACGCCGAGACTCTGAAGATAGGTATGTCTCAGTACCCTGAAGGTCTGCACCCAACCTTGGTTTCAAATGTTGCAGCTTCTTATATATTGAGCACGTCTTATCGCAAAAGTGTTATCTACGGAAAAGACTGGCTTCTGCAGTGTAATACCTGTGTTGAAGTCCCAACATTTGAAAACGGTCTTGCTGAGCGAATCACACTGGATGATGGTCGTGAAGGCATCAAGATGACCGTGGCTATCAAAGACGATCTGTTCTGGGGCGATGGTACGCCTGTTACAACCAAAGATATTCTCCTTGGCTACAACATTTCTGTGGATGAGAGGGTAGGTAACCCTGGACTACAAGAAGCCAAGACAGTCGAGAAAGTCGTGGCTTTGGATGATAAAAACTTCGAAGTTTATTTGAACAAAGTGACGTTCAAATACAACACCTTTGTGCCTGATGCATTGCCAGCACATATCGATGGTCCTTTGTATGAACAAGACCCTGCCAGCTATCAAAAAACGACCAAGTACTCTACAGACCCAACTAACCCGGGTTTGTACTTTGGCCCTTATGTCTTGTCGAAAGTAAACGCCGGTAGTTTTATCACTGCAACGCCGAATCCTAACTGGAAAGGTAAAGCTCCTTCGTTTGATGAACTGATTTTCAAAACGGTTGGAAATACAGCGGCACTAGAAGCACACCTGATGTCAGGTTCGGTTGATTACTTGCCAGGTGAACTGGGACTTTCACTTGATCAGGTTCAGCAACTCGAAAAACGCCATGGTGGCAAATTCAATGTTCATTACGAACCAGGTCTTCTGTATGAACACTTAGATACCACCATGGATAACCCACACCTTGCCAAGAAAGAAGTCCGTCAGGCACTGCTTTATGGAGCGAACCGTCAACAGTTGGTTGACAAGTTATTCGGTGGTAAGCAACCGGTGGCAAACACCAACGTCAGCCCAAGAGACACAACGTACTACGCGGATGTTAAGAGCTACGAATACAACCCTGAGAAAGCGAAAGAGCTTCTGAAGCAAGCAGGTTACACACTGAAGAAAGGTGTGATGGTTGATGGTGAAGGAAACGAGCTTCATCTGGAACTGATGACTACCGCGGGAAATAAAACCCGTGAACTGGTTCAGCAGGTGCTGCAGTCTCAGTGGAAACAGATCGGCGTGAAAGTGTCTATCGTAAACCAGCCTGCGCGTGTTTATTTCGGTGAAACACTGAACCAACGTAAGCACAAAGGCCTCGCGATGTTTGCATGGTACTCATCACCAGAGAGCCCACCACGTACCACACTGCTGTCTACCAACATTCCTACTGAAGAAAATGGTTGGTCTGGCCAAAACTACATCGGCTACAAAAACCCAGCGATGGATGAACTGCTGAACAAAGTAGAGAAAGAACTCGACACCGAGAAGCGTAACCAGATTTTCCATGAAATCCAGAAAATCTATGCAGAAGATCTCCCAGCTCTGCCGCTGTACTTCCGTTCAGATAGCTTCGTGAAGCCAAAATGGCTGGAAGGCGTGACGCCAACAGGTCACATGTTCCCTTCTAGTAACTGGGTTGAAGAGTGGCACAGCACCAAGAAGTAG
- a CDS encoding TauD/TfdA dioxygenase family protein, producing the protein MEVIPCNAMIGAMISGVDLANCDDQTFEDVYQAFIKHKVVFFRDQFLSPESQLRLAARFGELEAPHPFFPHVFAYPQVSEIETTPGNPPGKSYWHTDMTWQSAPLKCSVLCAQYLPDEGGDTIWVNMEAVYASLSENVKQSLDGKTATHAVHGFAGSRFDDVGSGGESLVDNISKDMKAVHHPIVVKHPETGNPTLYLNEQFTRSLDDKCLEDEGVTLTDLFARSHAADFQVRFQWQEGSVAIWDNRCTQHFAVTDYGDKPRKLHRVVVKGTEPKAYRFNHV; encoded by the coding sequence GTGGAAGTAATACCTTGTAATGCAATGATTGGTGCCATGATTTCTGGCGTTGACCTTGCTAATTGTGACGACCAGACTTTTGAGGACGTCTATCAGGCTTTCATAAAGCACAAAGTGGTTTTCTTCCGTGACCAATTTCTTTCTCCCGAATCCCAACTTAGGCTTGCCGCCAGATTTGGTGAACTGGAAGCCCCGCACCCATTTTTCCCACATGTCTTTGCTTACCCGCAAGTCAGCGAGATAGAAACCACACCCGGCAACCCGCCAGGGAAGAGCTATTGGCACACCGATATGACCTGGCAATCAGCACCGCTAAAATGTTCAGTACTTTGTGCCCAATATCTCCCAGATGAAGGAGGAGACACTATTTGGGTAAATATGGAAGCGGTATATGCTTCGCTTTCGGAAAATGTGAAGCAAAGTTTAGATGGGAAAACCGCAACGCATGCCGTTCACGGCTTCGCAGGTAGCCGTTTTGATGACGTAGGCAGTGGAGGGGAGAGCCTTGTGGACAACATTTCAAAAGATATGAAAGCGGTTCATCATCCGATTGTTGTCAAACATCCCGAAACCGGGAATCCAACCCTATACCTGAATGAGCAATTCACGCGATCGCTTGATGATAAATGTTTGGAAGATGAAGGCGTAACGCTCACAGATCTTTTTGCCAGAAGTCACGCGGCTGATTTTCAGGTGCGCTTCCAATGGCAAGAGGGCAGTGTAGCTATTTGGGACAACCGCTGTACCCAGCATTTCGCAGTGACTGACTATGGTGACAAACCAAGAAAGTTGCATAGAGTGGTGGTAAAAGGAACAGAGCCGAAAGCCTATCGGTTCAATCACGTCTGA